A single region of the Pseudomonas sp. B21-023 genome encodes:
- a CDS encoding lactate permease LctP family transporter gives MQTWQQLYTPLGSLGLSALAAVIPIVFFFLALAVFRLKGHVAGSITLALSILVAIFAFQMPVDMALAAAGYGFLYGLWPIAWIIVAAVFLYKLTVKSGQFEVIRSSVLSITDDQRLQVLLIGFCFGAFLEGAAGFGAPVAITAALLVGLGFNPLYAAGLCLIANTAPVAFGALGIPIIVAGQVTGIDAFHIGAMTGRQLPLLSLFVPFWLVFMMDGVRGVKETWPAALVAGLSFAVTQYFTSNFIGPELPDITSALASLIALTLFLKVWQPKRAFAEAKGSVGAAVVQSSGSQPSPYSFGEIFKAWSPFLILTVLVTIWTLKPFKAAFAPGGAMYNFVFNFAIPHLDQLVVKTAPIVTAPIAMPAVFKLDPISATGTAIFLSALISMWVLKINFKTGLTTFKETFWELRWPILSIGMVLAFAFVTNYSGMSSTMALVLAGTGAAFPFFSPFLGWLGVFLTGSDTSSNALFSSLQATTAHQIGVSDTLLVAANTSGGVTGKMISPQSIAVACAATGLVGKESDLFRFTVKHSLFFATIVGLITLVQAYWLTGMLVHH, from the coding sequence ATGCAAACCTGGCAACAACTCTATACCCCGCTTGGTAGCCTTGGCCTGTCCGCGCTGGCGGCGGTCATCCCAATCGTGTTCTTCTTCCTTGCCCTCGCCGTGTTCCGCCTCAAGGGCCACGTCGCCGGCAGCATCACCCTGGCGCTGTCGATCCTGGTGGCGATCTTCGCCTTCCAGATGCCTGTCGACATGGCCCTGGCCGCTGCGGGTTACGGCTTCCTCTATGGCCTCTGGCCAATTGCCTGGATCATCGTTGCCGCGGTGTTCCTCTACAAACTCACGGTCAAGAGTGGCCAGTTCGAGGTCATCCGCAGCTCGGTGCTGTCGATCACCGACGACCAGCGCCTGCAGGTGCTGCTGATTGGCTTCTGCTTCGGCGCCTTCCTCGAAGGCGCGGCCGGCTTCGGCGCACCGGTGGCCATCACCGCCGCGCTGCTGGTGGGCCTGGGCTTCAACCCGCTGTATGCCGCCGGCCTGTGCCTGATCGCCAACACCGCCCCGGTGGCCTTTGGCGCCCTGGGCATCCCGATCATCGTGGCCGGGCAGGTAACCGGCATCGACGCCTTCCACATCGGCGCCATGACCGGACGCCAGCTGCCGCTGCTGTCGCTGTTCGTGCCGTTCTGGCTGGTGTTCATGATGGACGGCGTGCGCGGCGTGAAAGAGACCTGGCCTGCCGCCCTGGTGGCCGGCCTGAGCTTCGCCGTCACCCAGTACTTCACCTCCAACTTCATCGGCCCGGAGCTGCCCGACATCACCTCGGCCCTGGCCAGCCTGATCGCCCTGACCCTGTTCCTCAAGGTCTGGCAGCCCAAGCGCGCGTTCGCCGAGGCCAAGGGCAGCGTCGGCGCCGCCGTCGTGCAGTCGAGCGGCAGCCAACCGAGCCCGTACAGCTTTGGCGAGATCTTCAAGGCCTGGTCGCCATTCCTGATCCTCACCGTACTGGTCACCATCTGGACCCTGAAACCGTTCAAGGCAGCCTTCGCCCCGGGCGGCGCGATGTACAACTTCGTGTTCAACTTCGCCATCCCGCACCTCGACCAGCTGGTGGTGAAGACCGCCCCAATCGTCACAGCGCCCATCGCCATGCCGGCGGTGTTCAAGCTCGACCCGATTTCCGCCACCGGCACCGCGATCTTCCTATCGGCACTGATCTCGATGTGGGTGTTGAAGATCAACTTCAAAACTGGTCTGACCACTTTCAAAGAGACCTTCTGGGAACTGCGCTGGCCGATCCTGTCGATCGGCATGGTGCTGGCCTTCGCCTTCGTCACCAACTACTCGGGCATGTCCTCGACCATGGCCCTGGTGCTGGCCGGCACCGGCGCGGCGTTCCCGTTCTTCTCGCCGTTCCTCGGCTGGCTGGGCGTGTTCCTGACCGGCTCGGACACTTCGTCCAATGCCCTGTTCAGCTCGCTGCAGGCCACCACCGCGCACCAGATCGGCGTCAGCGACACTCTGCTGGTGGCGGCCAACACCAGCGGAGGCGTGACCGGCAAGATGATCTCGCCGCAGTCGATCGCCGTGGCCTGCGCGGCCACCGGCCTGGTCGGCAAGGAATCCGACCTGTTCCGCTTCACCGTCAAGCACAGCCTGTTCTTCGCCACCATCGTCGGCCTGATCACTCTGGTCCAGGCCTACTGGCTCACTGGCATGCTGGTTCATCACTAA
- the purH gene encoding bifunctional phosphoribosylaminoimidazolecarboxamide formyltransferase/IMP cyclohydrolase translates to MTDQTTRLPIRRALISVSDKTGILEFARELQQLGVEILSTGGTYKLLKDNGVNAVEVADYTGFAEMMDGRVKTLHPKIHGGILGRRGTDDAIMNEHGIKPIDLVAVNLYPFEATISKPGCDLPTAIENIDIGGPTMVRSAAKNHKDVAIVVNASDYAGIVEGLKAGGLTYAQRFDLMLKAFEHTAAYDGMIANYMGTIDQAKDTLSTEDRSEFPRTFNSQFVKAQEMRYGENPHQSAAFYVEAKKGEASISTAIQLQGKELSFNNVADTDAALECVKSFVKPACVIVKHANPCGVAVVPEDEGGIRKAYDLAYATDTESAFGGIIAFNRELDGETAKAIVERQFVEVIIAPKISQAAREVVAAKQNVRLLECGEWPAERAAGWDFKRVNGGLLVQSRDIGMITADDLKIVTKRAPTEQEIHDLVFAWKVAKFVKSNAIVYAKQRQTIGVGAGQMSRVNSARIAAIKAEHAGLQVQGAVMASDAFFPFRDGIDNAAKVGISAVIQPGGSMRDAEVIAAADEAGIAMVFTGMRHFRH, encoded by the coding sequence ATGACCGACCAGACTACCCGCCTGCCGATCCGCCGCGCCCTGATCAGCGTCTCCGACAAGACCGGTATCCTCGAATTCGCCCGTGAGCTGCAGCAGCTCGGTGTCGAGATCCTGTCCACCGGCGGCACCTACAAGCTGCTCAAGGACAATGGCGTGAACGCGGTGGAAGTGGCCGACTACACCGGCTTCGCCGAAATGATGGACGGCCGGGTCAAGACCCTGCATCCGAAGATCCACGGCGGCATCCTGGGCCGTCGCGGCACCGACGACGCCATCATGAACGAGCATGGCATCAAGCCGATCGACCTGGTCGCGGTCAACCTGTACCCGTTCGAAGCCACCATCAGCAAGCCGGGCTGCGACCTGCCGACCGCCATCGAGAACATCGACATCGGCGGCCCGACCATGGTCCGTTCCGCGGCGAAGAACCACAAGGACGTGGCCATCGTGGTCAACGCCAGCGATTACGCCGGCATTGTCGAAGGCCTGAAAGCCGGCGGCCTGACCTACGCCCAGCGCTTCGACCTGATGCTCAAGGCCTTCGAGCACACCGCCGCCTACGACGGCATGATCGCCAACTACATGGGTACCATCGACCAGGCCAAGGACACCCTGTCCACCGAAGACCGCAGCGAGTTCCCGCGCACCTTCAACAGCCAGTTCGTCAAGGCCCAGGAAATGCGCTACGGCGAGAACCCGCACCAGAGCGCGGCGTTCTACGTCGAGGCCAAGAAAGGCGAAGCCAGCATCTCCACCGCCATCCAGCTGCAAGGCAAGGAGCTTTCGTTCAACAACGTGGCCGACACCGACGCCGCGCTGGAGTGCGTGAAGAGCTTCGTAAAGCCGGCCTGCGTCATCGTCAAGCACGCCAACCCGTGCGGCGTGGCCGTGGTGCCTGAAGACGAAGGCGGTATCCGCAAGGCCTACGACCTGGCCTACGCCACCGACACCGAGTCGGCGTTCGGCGGCATCATCGCCTTCAACCGCGAGCTGGATGGCGAAACCGCCAAAGCCATCGTCGAGCGCCAGTTCGTCGAAGTGATCATCGCCCCGAAAATCTCCCAGGCCGCCCGCGAAGTCGTGGCCGCCAAGCAGAACGTGCGTCTGCTGGAGTGCGGCGAGTGGCCAGCCGAGCGCGCCGCCGGTTGGGACTTCAAGCGCGTCAACGGTGGCCTGCTGGTGCAGAGCCGCGATATCGGCATGATCACTGCCGACGACCTGAAGATCGTCACCAAGCGTGCGCCGACCGAGCAGGAAATCCACGACCTGGTGTTTGCCTGGAAAGTGGCCAAGTTCGTCAAGTCCAATGCCATCGTCTACGCCAAGCAGCGCCAGACCATCGGCGTCGGCGCCGGCCAGATGAGCCGCGTCAACTCCGCGCGCATCGCCGCGATCAAGGCCGAGCATGCCGGTCTGCAAGTGCAGGGCGCGGTAATGGCCTCGGATGCGTTCTTCCCGTTCCGTGATGGCATCGACAACGCGGCTAAAGTGGGTATCAGCGCCGTGATCCAGCCAGGTGGTTCGATGCGCGATGCCGAAGTCATCGCCGCCGCCGACGAGGCCGGTATCGCCATGGTATTCACCGGCATGCGCCACTTCCGCCACTGA
- the dusB gene encoding tRNA dihydrouridine synthase DusB: MSAVRIGPYTLQNNLILAPMAGVTDQPFRTLCKRLGAGMVVSEMVSSDMRLWNSRKSSLRRIHEGDPEPRSVQIAGGDAQMMAEAARANVEAGAQIIDINMGCPAKKVCNKAAGSALLRDEALVTEILHAVVGAVDVPVTLKIRTGWDRASKNGLNVAKIAEQAGIQALAVHGRTRADLYTGDAEYDTIAAIKQAVSIPVFANGDITSPEKARAVLHATGADGLLIGRAAQGRPWIFREVEHYLRTGEHLPAPALDEVERILLEHLAALHAFYGDVMGVRIARKHVGWYLATRPGGKEFRSQFNALQDTQAQCANVQAFFAERRQSLGTEDEQGVAA; this comes from the coding sequence ATGTCGGCGGTACGCATCGGCCCTTACACACTGCAGAACAACCTGATCCTGGCCCCCATGGCCGGCGTCACGGACCAACCTTTCCGAACGCTGTGCAAACGCCTTGGCGCGGGCATGGTGGTGTCGGAGATGGTTTCCAGCGACATGCGCCTGTGGAACAGCCGCAAGTCGAGCCTGCGCCGCATCCACGAAGGTGATCCCGAGCCACGCTCGGTGCAGATCGCCGGTGGCGACGCGCAGATGATGGCCGAGGCGGCCCGGGCCAACGTCGAGGCCGGCGCGCAGATCATCGATATCAACATGGGCTGCCCGGCGAAAAAAGTCTGCAACAAGGCCGCAGGCTCTGCTTTATTGAGAGATGAAGCCTTGGTCACCGAAATCCTCCATGCCGTCGTCGGCGCCGTGGACGTACCGGTGACGCTGAAGATCCGCACCGGCTGGGACCGGGCGAGCAAGAACGGCCTGAACGTGGCGAAGATCGCCGAACAGGCCGGCATCCAGGCGCTGGCGGTGCATGGCCGCACACGCGCCGACCTGTACACCGGTGACGCCGAGTACGACACCATCGCCGCGATCAAGCAGGCGGTGTCGATCCCGGTATTTGCCAACGGCGACATCACCTCGCCGGAAAAGGCCCGGGCGGTGCTGCATGCCACCGGCGCCGACGGCCTGCTGATCGGCCGTGCCGCCCAGGGGCGGCCGTGGATTTTCCGCGAGGTCGAGCATTACCTGCGCACGGGCGAGCACCTCCCCGCCCCGGCGCTGGACGAAGTAGAACGCATTCTGCTGGAGCACCTGGCCGCGCTGCATGCCTTCTATGGCGATGTGATGGGCGTGCGGATCGCCCGCAAGCACGTTGGCTGGTACCTGGCAACCCGACCTGGCGGCAAGGAGTTCCGCAGCCAGTTCAACGCTTTGCAAGACACACAAGCGCAGTGCGCCAACGTTCAGGCGTTTTTCGCCGAACGTCGACAGAGCCTTGGGACAGAGGACGAACAAGGGGTGGCCGCATGA
- the prmA gene encoding 50S ribosomal protein L11 methyltransferase, giving the protein MPWLQVRLAISPEQAETYEDALLEVGAVSVTFMDAEDQPIFEPDLNTTPLWSHTHLLALFEADAEPEQVFAHLRLLTGAELPEYHAEVIEDQDWERSWMDNFQPMRFGQRLWIVPSWHEAPEKNAVNLLLDPGLAFGTGTHPTTALCLEWLDGQQLQGTQVLDFGCGSGILAIAALLLGARHAVGTDIDVQAIEASRDNAQRNGIADDTFDLYLPEQMPAMQADVLVANILAGPLVALAPQLSGLVRPGGLLALSGILAEQGEEVAAAYAADFDLDPIVVRDGWVRISGRRR; this is encoded by the coding sequence ATGCCCTGGCTGCAAGTACGCCTGGCCATCAGCCCGGAACAAGCCGAAACCTACGAAGACGCCCTGCTTGAAGTGGGTGCTGTCTCGGTGACCTTCATGGACGCCGAAGACCAGCCGATCTTCGAACCGGACCTCAACACCACCCCGCTGTGGTCGCACACGCACTTGCTGGCGCTGTTCGAGGCCGATGCCGAGCCCGAGCAGGTGTTCGCCCACCTGCGCCTGCTGACCGGCGCCGAGCTCCCCGAGTACCACGCCGAGGTGATCGAGGACCAGGACTGGGAGCGCAGCTGGATGGACAACTTCCAGCCGATGCGTTTCGGCCAGCGCCTGTGGATCGTGCCGAGCTGGCACGAAGCCCCGGAAAAGAACGCGGTCAACCTGCTGCTCGACCCGGGCCTGGCCTTTGGCACGGGTACCCACCCGACCACCGCGCTGTGCCTGGAATGGCTCGACGGCCAGCAGCTGCAAGGCACGCAAGTGCTCGACTTCGGCTGCGGCTCGGGCATCCTGGCCATTGCCGCGCTGCTGCTCGGCGCCCGCCACGCGGTCGGCACCGACATCGACGTGCAGGCTATCGAGGCCTCCCGTGACAACGCCCAGCGCAACGGCATTGCCGACGACACGTTCGACCTGTACCTGCCCGAGCAGATGCCGGCGATGCAGGCCGACGTGCTGGTCGCCAACATCCTGGCCGGCCCGCTGGTAGCGCTGGCGCCGCAGCTGTCCGGCCTGGTGCGCCCCGGCGGCCTGCTGGCGCTGTCGGGCATCCTCGCCGAACAGGGCGAGGAAGTGGCCGCCGCCTATGCCGCCGACTTCGACCTGGACCCGATCGTCGTGCGCGACGGCTGGGTACGTATCAGTGGTCGCCGCCGCTAA
- the lldD gene encoding FMN-dependent L-lactate dehydrogenase LldD, with product MIISASTDYRAAAQRKLPPFLFHYADGGAYAEHTLRHNVSDLAGIALRQRVLKNMSELSLQTKLFDETLSMPVALAPVGLTGMYARRGEVQAARAAAAHGIPFTMSTVSVCPIEEVAPAIDRPMWFQLYVLKDRGFMRNALERAKAAGVKTLVFTVDMPVPGARYRDAHSGMSGANGPLRRVLQAMTHPQWAWDVGVMGRPHDLGNISAYRGNPTGLADYIGWLGNNFDPSISWKDLEWIREFWDGPMIIKGILDADDARDAVKFGADGIVVSNHGGRQLDGVLSSARALPAIADAVKGDIKILADSGIRSGLDVVRMIALGADTVLIGRAFLYALATHGEAGVKNLLELFEKEMRVAMVLTGAKSIGEISKDSLVRELGA from the coding sequence ATGATCATTTCCGCCTCCACCGACTATCGCGCCGCGGCCCAACGCAAGCTGCCTCCCTTCCTGTTCCACTACGCCGACGGCGGCGCCTACGCCGAGCACACCCTGCGCCACAATGTCTCGGACCTTGCCGGCATCGCCTTGCGCCAGCGCGTGCTGAAGAACATGTCCGAACTGAGCTTGCAGACAAAACTGTTCGACGAGACTCTGAGCATGCCTGTGGCCCTGGCCCCGGTCGGCCTCACCGGCATGTACGCCCGTCGTGGCGAGGTGCAGGCGGCACGCGCAGCGGCGGCCCATGGCATTCCGTTCACGATGTCGACGGTATCGGTGTGCCCGATCGAAGAAGTGGCCCCGGCCATCGACCGGCCAATGTGGTTCCAGCTGTATGTCCTGAAAGACCGCGGCTTCATGCGCAACGCCTTGGAGCGTGCGAAAGCGGCCGGCGTGAAGACCTTGGTGTTCACCGTCGACATGCCCGTGCCCGGCGCCCGCTACCGCGACGCCCACTCCGGCATGAGCGGCGCCAACGGCCCGCTGCGCCGTGTGCTGCAAGCCATGACTCACCCGCAATGGGCCTGGGACGTCGGCGTGATGGGCCGCCCCCACGACCTGGGCAATATCTCCGCCTACCGCGGCAACCCCACGGGCCTGGCCGACTACATCGGCTGGCTGGGCAACAACTTCGACCCGTCCATCTCCTGGAAAGACCTGGAGTGGATCCGCGAATTCTGGGACGGCCCGATGATCATCAAGGGCATCCTCGACGCCGATGACGCCCGCGACGCGGTCAAGTTCGGCGCCGACGGCATCGTCGTCTCCAACCACGGCGGCCGCCAGCTCGACGGCGTGTTGTCCAGCGCCCGTGCGCTGCCGGCCATCGCCGACGCGGTGAAGGGCGATATCAAGATCCTCGCCGACTCCGGCATTCGCAGCGGCCTCGATGTGGTGCGCATGATCGCCCTGGGCGCCGACACCGTGCTGATCGGCCGCGCCTTCCTCTATGCCCTGGCGACCCACGGCGAGGCCGGGGTGAAGAACCTGCTGGAGCTGTTCGAGAAAGAGATGCGCGTAGCCATGGTGCTGACCGGCGCCAAGTCCATCGGCGAGATCAGCAAAGACTCGCTGGTCCGCGAACTGGGCGCCTGA
- a CDS encoding FAD-binding and (Fe-S)-binding domain-containing protein, whose protein sequence is MSLPAAFLRDAERLIPAERRFDDPTSTLAFGTDASFYRLIPKLVLRVESEDEVVALIQLAQRDRVAVTFRAAGTSLSGQAISDSVLIVLGDNWNGREIRNHGEQIRLQPGVIGAQANAWLAPYGRKIGPDPASINACKIGGIVANNASGMCCGTAQNTYHTLAGLRLVLADGTRLDSEDPASVAAFEQSHASLLDELARLGRETRANTTLAERIRHKYRLKNTTGLSLNALVDYDQPLDILQHLLVGSEGTLGFISAVTYDTVPDHPHKASALLVFPSVESCCRAVTVLKRQPVSAVELLDRRSLRSVQEMPGMPAWVKDLSANACALLIECRAASQSLLHEQLEQVMASIDDYPLEQKVAFSEDPAVYNQLWKIRKDTFPAVGAVRQTGTTVIIEDVTFPIEQLAEGVNRLIQLFDKHRYDEAIIFGHALEGNLHFVFTQGFNSAEEVARYQAFMDDVAQLVAVEFGGSLKAEHGTGRNMAPFVELEWGHDAYQLMWKLKRLLDPNGILNPDVVLSEDPDIHLKNLKPLPAADEIVDKCIECGFCEPVCPSKGLTLSPRQRIVMWRDIQAKKRAGVDTRELLRTYQYQGIDTCAATGLCAQRCPVGINTGELVKKLRGQAAEHGKAADWLAEHFHATLRGARFTLAAANSARKLLGAPRMSRLSARLSKASKGRLPQWTPAMPQPLRAVELRTANHDDRPRVVYLAACVSRVMGPAYADREQSSLLDKTRALLEKAGYQVVFPDNADSLCCGQPFASKGYPEQAEHKRQELINALLHASRGGLDPIYCDTSPCTLRLVQDLGESRLDLYDPVRFIRTHLVDKLEFTPQDEPVAVHVTCSTQHLGESQALIDLARRCSKQVVIPEGIHCCGFAGDKGFTTPELNAHSLRTLKDAVQYCSEGISTSRTCEIGLSSHSGIDYHGLVYLVDRVTRARSL, encoded by the coding sequence ATGAGCCTGCCCGCCGCGTTCCTGCGTGATGCCGAGCGCCTGATCCCCGCCGAGCGCCGCTTCGACGACCCGACTTCGACCCTGGCCTTCGGCACCGACGCCAGCTTCTACCGGCTGATCCCCAAGCTGGTGCTGCGCGTGGAGTCCGAGGACGAAGTGGTCGCGCTGATCCAGCTGGCCCAGCGTGACCGGGTAGCGGTGACTTTCCGCGCTGCCGGCACCAGCCTGTCTGGCCAGGCCATCAGCGACTCGGTGCTGATCGTGCTCGGCGACAACTGGAATGGCCGGGAGATTCGCAACCACGGCGAGCAGATCCGCCTGCAGCCCGGCGTGATCGGCGCCCAGGCCAATGCCTGGCTGGCCCCCTATGGGCGCAAGATCGGCCCGGACCCGGCGTCGATCAACGCCTGCAAGATCGGCGGCATCGTCGCCAACAATGCCAGCGGCATGTGCTGCGGCACCGCGCAGAACACCTACCACACCCTCGCCGGTCTGCGCCTGGTGCTGGCCGATGGCACCCGCCTGGACAGCGAAGACCCGGCCAGCGTCGCCGCATTCGAGCAAAGCCACGCCAGCCTGCTGGACGAACTGGCCCGCCTTGGCCGCGAGACCCGCGCCAACACCACGCTGGCTGAGCGCATCCGGCACAAGTACCGGCTGAAGAACACCACGGGGCTTTCGCTTAACGCACTGGTGGACTACGACCAGCCGCTCGATATTCTGCAACACTTGCTGGTCGGCTCCGAGGGGACCCTGGGTTTCATCAGCGCCGTCACCTACGACACCGTGCCCGACCACCCGCACAAGGCCAGCGCGCTGCTGGTGTTCCCCAGCGTCGAAAGCTGCTGCCGCGCCGTGACCGTGCTCAAGCGCCAGCCCGTCTCCGCCGTGGAGCTGCTCGACCGACGCAGCCTGCGCTCGGTGCAGGAGATGCCGGGCATGCCGGCGTGGGTCAAGGACCTGTCGGCCAACGCCTGCGCCCTGCTGATCGAATGTCGCGCGGCCAGCCAGAGCCTGCTGCACGAGCAACTCGAGCAGGTAATGGCGTCCATCGACGACTACCCGCTGGAGCAGAAGGTCGCGTTCAGCGAAGACCCGGCGGTGTACAACCAGCTATGGAAGATCCGCAAGGACACCTTCCCCGCCGTCGGCGCCGTGCGCCAGACCGGCACCACGGTGATCATCGAGGACGTGACCTTCCCCATCGAGCAACTGGCCGAAGGCGTCAACCGCCTGATCCAGCTGTTCGACAAGCACCGCTACGACGAGGCGATCATTTTCGGCCACGCGCTGGAAGGCAACCTGCACTTCGTCTTCACCCAGGGCTTCAACAGCGCCGAGGAAGTGGCGCGCTACCAGGCCTTCATGGACGACGTGGCGCAGCTGGTGGCAGTGGAATTCGGCGGCTCGCTCAAGGCCGAGCACGGCACCGGGCGCAACATGGCGCCCTTCGTCGAACTGGAATGGGGGCATGACGCCTACCAGCTGATGTGGAAGCTCAAGCGCCTGCTCGACCCCAACGGCATCCTCAACCCCGATGTGGTGCTGAGCGAGGACCCTGACATCCACCTGAAGAACCTCAAGCCGCTGCCGGCCGCCGACGAGATCGTCGACAAGTGCATCGAGTGCGGTTTCTGCGAGCCGGTATGTCCGTCGAAAGGGCTTACCTTGAGCCCGCGCCAGCGCATCGTCATGTGGCGCGACATCCAGGCGAAGAAACGCGCCGGCGTTGATACCCGCGAACTGCTGCGCACCTATCAGTACCAGGGCATCGACACCTGCGCCGCCACCGGCCTGTGCGCCCAGCGCTGCCCGGTGGGCATCAACACTGGCGAGCTGGTGAAGAAGCTGCGCGGGCAGGCGGCCGAGCACGGCAAGGCCGCCGACTGGCTGGCCGAACATTTCCACGCCACCCTGCGCGGTGCCCGCTTCACGCTGGCCGCCGCCAATAGCGCGCGCAAGCTGCTCGGTGCCCCACGCATGAGTCGGCTCAGCGCCCGCCTGAGCAAGGCCAGCAAAGGCCGCCTGCCACAGTGGACACCCGCCATGCCGCAGCCGTTGCGGGCCGTAGAGCTCCGCACTGCAAACCACGACGACCGCCCTCGCGTAGTCTATCTGGCCGCCTGTGTTTCGCGGGTGATGGGCCCGGCCTATGCCGACCGCGAGCAAAGCTCGCTGCTGGACAAGACCCGCGCCCTGCTGGAGAAGGCCGGCTATCAGGTAGTGTTCCCGGACAACGCCGACAGCCTGTGCTGCGGCCAGCCGTTCGCCTCCAAGGGCTACCCCGAACAAGCCGAGCACAAGCGCCAGGAACTGATCAACGCGCTGCTGCACGCCAGCCGTGGCGGCCTCGACCCGATCTACTGCGACACCAGCCCCTGCACCCTGCGCCTGGTGCAGGACCTGGGCGAATCGCGGCTGGATTTGTACGACCCGGTACGCTTCATCCGCACCCACCTGGTCGACAAGCTGGAGTTCACCCCCCAGGACGAGCCCGTGGCGGTACACGTGACCTGCAGCACCCAGCACCTGGGCGAAAGCCAGGCGCTGATCGACCTGGCGCGGCGCTGCAGCAAGCAGGTGGTGATCCCCGAAGGCATTCATTGCTGCGGCTTCGCCGGCGACAAGGGCTTCACCACACCGGAGCTCAACGCCCATTCGCTGCGCACGCTCAAGGACGCGGTGCAGTATTGCAGCGAGGGGATCTCCACCAGCCGCACCTGCGAGATCGGCCTGTCGAGCCACAGTGGCATCGATTATCACGGGCTGGTCTATCTGGTGGACCGGGTGACGCGGGCGCGCAGTCTCTGA
- a CDS encoding DUF3426 domain-containing protein, with translation MTDSFVTQCPHCQTSFRVTHHQLSVARGVVRCGQCLQVFNAAKQLLEQNRATAGEGDIRAPVPAVEPAVPAPAAVQPEAAPPAPSEDNWTVTAEELDALDLDQELARLERRSPGDRRAAPAKGMLQARRDDQLGDGPGDEPFGTATDGDREPAQEREDAPMLVEQESLDLAPADDERTEPTLGATSLDLDDEPPVRDRPLDDDLDEPSRQLPSHDEPLPEKGLSALDDEVHGAPFSARDDDPDEHPGQRLEPSLAAKPERSRKEPLVDVVDDPLQLGWEKPTPNWGKRLLWGLLTLLAAGLLAFQYIWFHFDEMARQDQYRPWFQQLCPMLGCQVPTRVDISRIKSSNLVVRSHPDFKGALIVDAIIYNRAPFAQPFPLLELRFADLNGQLIASRRFKPSEYLSGELAGRGEMPSQTPIHIALDILDPGPKAVNYSLSFRSPE, from the coding sequence ATGACCGACAGTTTCGTCACCCAGTGCCCGCATTGCCAGACCAGCTTTCGCGTCACCCATCACCAGTTGAGCGTGGCCCGCGGCGTGGTGCGCTGCGGCCAATGCCTGCAGGTGTTCAACGCGGCGAAGCAACTGCTGGAGCAGAACCGCGCCACGGCTGGCGAAGGCGACATTCGTGCGCCGGTGCCGGCAGTCGAGCCGGCCGTGCCAGCGCCCGCAGCCGTGCAACCGGAGGCCGCCCCGCCGGCACCGAGCGAGGACAACTGGACGGTCACGGCCGAGGAACTGGACGCCCTCGACCTCGACCAGGAGCTGGCGCGCCTTGAACGGCGCAGCCCGGGTGATCGACGCGCAGCCCCGGCCAAGGGCATGCTCCAGGCCCGCCGCGACGATCAGCTCGGTGATGGGCCTGGCGATGAACCGTTCGGCACGGCCACTGACGGCGACCGTGAGCCGGCGCAGGAGCGCGAGGACGCACCGATGCTGGTCGAGCAGGAGTCGCTGGACCTGGCGCCGGCCGACGACGAGCGCACCGAGCCTACCCTCGGCGCGACCAGCCTCGATCTGGACGATGAACCACCAGTGCGCGATCGGCCACTCGACGACGACCTCGACGAACCCTCGCGGCAGCTGCCCAGCCATGACGAACCCTTGCCGGAAAAGGGCCTTTCGGCGCTCGACGACGAGGTGCACGGCGCGCCGTTCTCGGCCCGCGACGATGACCCCGACGAACATCCCGGGCAGCGCCTGGAACCGAGCCTGGCCGCCAAGCCCGAGCGCTCGCGCAAGGAGCCGTTGGTCGACGTGGTCGACGACCCGTTGCAGCTGGGCTGGGAAAAGCCAACCCCGAACTGGGGCAAGCGCCTGTTGTGGGGTCTCCTGACCCTGCTGGCCGCGGGCTTGCTGGCATTCCAGTACATCTGGTTCCACTTCGACGAAATGGCCCGCCAGGACCAGTATCGCCCCTGGTTCCAACAGCTGTGTCCGATGCTCGGCTGCCAGGTGCCGACCCGCGTCGACATCTCGCGGATCAAGAGCAGCAACCTGGTGGTGCGCAGCCACCCGGACTTCAAAGGGGCGCTGATCGTCGACGCGATCATCTACAACCGTGCGCCCTTCGCCCAGCCCTTCCCGCTGCTCGAGCTGCGCTTCGCCGACCTCAACGGCCAGTTGATCGCCAGCCGGCGCTTCAAGCCCAGCGAGTACCTGTCGGGCGAACTGGCCGGGCGCGGCGAGATGCCCAGCCAGACGCCGATCCACATCGCCCTGGACATCCTCGACCCTGGGCCGAAGGCGGTGAACTACAGCCTGAGCTTCCGTTCGCCGGAATAA
- the fis gene encoding DNA-binding transcriptional regulator Fis yields MTMMTETLVSGTTPVSDNANLKQHLNTPSEEGQTLRDSVEKALHNYFAHLEGATVTDVYNLVLSEVEAPLLECVMNYVKGNQTKASEMLGLNRGTLRKKLKQYDLL; encoded by the coding sequence ATGACGATGATGACCGAGACATTAGTGAGTGGAACAACGCCCGTGAGCGACAACGCCAACCTCAAGCAGCACCTGAACACGCCGAGCGAAGAGGGCCAGACCCTGCGCGACAGCGTCGAGAAGGCACTGCACAACTACTTCGCCCACCTGGAAGGCGCTACCGTCACGGACGTGTACAACCTGGTGCTCTCGGAAGTCGAGGCGCCCCTGCTCGAATGCGTGATGAACTACGTCAAGGGCAACCAGACCAAGGCCAGCGAGATGCTCGGGCTCAACCGAGGCACGCTGCGCAAGAAGCTCAAGCAGTACGATCTGTTGTAA